The Collimonas sp. PA-H2 genome contains a region encoding:
- the fdxA gene encoding ferredoxin FdxA → MTFVVTDSCIQCKYTDCVEVCPMDCFRQGPNFLVIVPEDCIDCSMCVPECPVGAIYNETDLPPEQRHFIEINARLAALWLPITRSQSPLPDHEAWREVANKLEFLEQA, encoded by the coding sequence ATGACTTTTGTTGTCACCGATTCCTGCATCCAGTGCAAGTACACCGATTGCGTCGAAGTCTGCCCCATGGACTGCTTCCGGCAGGGGCCGAACTTCCTGGTGATCGTGCCCGAGGACTGCATAGACTGCTCGATGTGCGTGCCGGAATGCCCGGTCGGCGCCATCTACAATGAAACCGACCTGCCGCCGGAGCAGCGCCACTTCATCGAGATCAACGCCCGCCTGGCCGCACTCTGGTTACCGATCACCCGTTCGCAATCACCCTTGCCTGACCACGAAGCCTGGCGCGAAGTCGCCAACAAGCTGGAGTTCCTGGAACAGGCGTAG
- a CDS encoding replication-associated recombination protein A produces the protein MSDLFTVAPTPPLAEALRPKTLDEVIGQSHLLGAGKPLRLAFESGRPHSMILWGPPGVGKTTLARLTAHAFDCEFIPLSAVFSGVKDIRAAMEQAQQYLAQGKHTILFVDEIHRFNKSQQDALLPYAESGLVTFIGATTENPSFEVNSALLSRAQVYVLQALTEDELKQLLRRAQQRVLSHLQFDDAAVDTLIGYADGDARRLLNLLEQSGSALKASGVMQVTAEFLENALTLNARRFDKGGDNFYDQISALHKSVRGSSPDGALYWLCRMLDGGADPKYLSRRIIRMAWEDIGLADPRAMQIATDAAATFERLGSPEGELALGQAVIYLAIAAKSNAGYNAFNQAMAFVRKDKSREVPVHLRNAPTKLMKELGYGHEYRYAHDEPHAYAAGETYLPDGIEDPRWYQPVPRGVEAKIAEKMQFLRSLDDDARGGR, from the coding sequence ATGTCCGATCTCTTTACAGTAGCACCCACTCCGCCACTGGCCGAAGCGCTCCGACCCAAGACTTTGGATGAAGTGATCGGGCAAAGCCATCTGCTGGGGGCGGGCAAGCCGCTACGGCTGGCGTTCGAATCGGGGCGGCCGCATTCCATGATCCTGTGGGGGCCGCCGGGCGTCGGCAAGACCACGCTGGCGCGCCTGACCGCGCATGCTTTCGACTGCGAGTTCATCCCTCTCTCGGCGGTATTCTCCGGGGTCAAGGATATCCGCGCGGCGATGGAGCAGGCGCAGCAGTACCTGGCCCAGGGCAAGCACACCATCCTGTTCGTCGATGAAATCCACCGCTTCAACAAGTCGCAGCAGGATGCCCTGCTGCCGTATGCAGAATCGGGGCTGGTGACCTTCATCGGCGCCACTACCGAGAATCCCTCATTCGAGGTCAACTCGGCTTTGTTGTCGCGGGCGCAAGTGTATGTGCTGCAGGCGCTCACCGAAGACGAGCTGAAGCAGCTGCTGAGGCGTGCGCAGCAGCGCGTGCTGTCGCACCTGCAGTTTGACGATGCGGCCGTGGACACCCTGATCGGCTATGCCGACGGCGATGCCCGCCGCCTGCTCAATCTGCTGGAGCAGAGCGGCAGTGCGCTCAAGGCCTCCGGCGTGATGCAGGTGACGGCGGAGTTCCTGGAAAACGCCTTAACCTTGAATGCGCGCCGTTTCGACAAGGGCGGCGATAATTTCTACGACCAGATTTCCGCCCTGCATAAATCGGTGCGCGGCTCCAGCCCGGACGGCGCGCTGTACTGGCTATGCCGCATGCTGGACGGCGGCGCCGATCCCAAGTACCTGTCGCGGCGGATCATTCGCATGGCCTGGGAAGATATCGGCCTGGCCGATCCGCGCGCGATGCAGATCGCCACCGACGCCGCCGCCACCTTCGAGCGGCTGGGTTCGCCGGAAGGCGAACTGGCGCTGGGGCAGGCGGTCATCTACCTGGCGATCGCCGCTAAGAGCAACGCCGGCTACAACGCTTTCAACCAGGCCATGGCATTTGTGCGCAAGGACAAGTCGCGCGAAGTGCCGGTGCATCTGCGCAATGCGCCGACCAAGCTGATGAAGGAACTCGGCTACGGCCACGAGTACCGCTATGCGCACGATGAACCGCATGCCTACGCCGCAGGAGAAACCTATCTTCCGGACGGCATCGAAGATCCGCGCTGGTACCAGCCGGTGCCGCGTGGCGTGGAAGCCAAGATTGCTGAGAAAATGCAGTTCCTCAGGAGTCTCGATGACGACGCCAGGGGCGGCAGATAG
- a CDS encoding GntR family transcriptional regulator → MSAVSRIAQDDLSNDEIDARIHQSIIDAILDHQLPPGTRLVEAPLCEAFGVTRGTLRRVFVKLAHERVIDLQPNRGALIATHDVKEAREVFEARGILESGSVKSLAAKRKVLPELRALVKREHALREQGNWGAWIRLSGEFHIKLSEANQNHIVSAYLRTLIARTSLLIGLYETPKRNSCSADEHGAILDAIEQGDGERAAKLMEHHLGEYASELLTEATPPKEVDFAKLFAPVRTL, encoded by the coding sequence ATGAGCGCCGTTTCCAGGATCGCGCAAGACGACTTGAGCAACGACGAGATCGATGCACGCATCCATCAGTCCATCATAGACGCCATCCTGGATCATCAGCTGCCGCCGGGAACCCGACTGGTGGAAGCGCCGCTGTGCGAAGCCTTCGGCGTCACGCGCGGCACCTTGCGGCGGGTCTTCGTCAAGCTGGCGCACGAGCGGGTGATCGACCTGCAGCCGAATCGCGGCGCACTGATCGCCACCCATGACGTCAAGGAAGCGCGCGAGGTCTTCGAGGCACGCGGCATCCTCGAAAGCGGCTCGGTCAAAAGCCTGGCTGCCAAGCGCAAGGTCTTGCCGGAATTGCGGGCGCTGGTGAAACGCGAGCACGCCCTGCGCGAACAAGGCAACTGGGGCGCCTGGATCCGGCTGTCGGGAGAATTCCATATCAAGCTGAGCGAAGCCAACCAGAACCATATCGTCAGCGCTTACCTGCGCACCCTGATTGCGCGCACCTCGCTGCTGATCGGCCTGTATGAAACGCCGAAGCGCAACAGCTGCTCGGCGGACGAGCACGGCGCGATACTGGATGCGATTGAACAAGGGGATGGCGAGCGCGCGGCCAAGCTGATGGAGCATCACCTGGGCGAGTACGCCTCCGAACTGCTGACCGAGGCCACTCCGCCCAAGGAAGTGGATTTCGCCAAGCTGTTTGCGCCGGTACGGACACTGTGA
- a CDS encoding porin, whose product MNPLCKLGAAIVLLGMTGSILAQTSVAVSGVIDTGISYARNAGNGAQGKLGEADSILGVSNVGFRGKEDLGGGLNAVFNLQAGFNPGNGAQSAGGQLFSRNALVGLESGSGALTFGKQWNFNDDWLVGSVFKGGYNSGAIFKFSEFDAVSEIYNNTVKYVSPSLAGFQGGAMLGLGEAAGSVRSGQVYNLAACYQQGPLLLAAAYDHEQSAGVATGDSVYKLATLGASYGLGVLTARLGYAHSDISGPGVFQSIPSLTARKAYAVEAGLDYALTPAFTCSADVIYRRNTTLANSSKVARLLAIYSLSKRTSLIANLAHLSNAGGASETLVGTDSTAAGGGFANQSQTALALGIRHLF is encoded by the coding sequence ATGAACCCACTATGCAAACTGGGAGCAGCAATCGTATTGCTGGGCATGACGGGCAGCATTCTGGCGCAAACCAGCGTGGCGGTATCGGGCGTGATCGATACCGGGATTTCCTACGCAAGAAATGCCGGCAATGGCGCCCAGGGCAAGCTGGGCGAGGCGGACAGCATACTCGGCGTGTCCAACGTCGGCTTCCGCGGCAAGGAAGATCTGGGCGGCGGCCTGAACGCGGTCTTCAATCTGCAGGCCGGCTTCAATCCTGGCAACGGCGCGCAATCCGCCGGCGGCCAGCTGTTTTCCCGTAACGCTCTGGTCGGCCTGGAAAGCGGTTCCGGTGCGCTGACCTTCGGCAAGCAATGGAACTTCAACGACGACTGGCTGGTCGGCAGCGTCTTCAAGGGTGGCTACAACTCGGGCGCGATTTTCAAGTTTTCCGAATTCGATGCGGTCAGTGAAATCTATAACAACACCGTCAAATATGTATCGCCATCGCTGGCCGGGTTCCAGGGCGGCGCCATGCTGGGCTTGGGCGAGGCCGCCGGCAGCGTGCGCAGCGGCCAGGTCTACAACCTGGCGGCCTGCTACCAGCAAGGGCCTTTGCTGCTGGCCGCGGCTTACGACCATGAGCAGAGTGCTGGCGTGGCCACCGGCGACAGCGTCTACAAGCTGGCCACGCTCGGCGCCAGCTACGGCCTGGGCGTGCTGACCGCCCGGCTGGGCTATGCCCACAGCGATATTTCCGGTCCCGGCGTGTTTCAGTCCATCCCATCGCTGACAGCGAGGAAGGCCTATGCGGTCGAAGCTGGCCTGGATTATGCACTCACACCAGCCTTTACCTGCTCGGCCGATGTGATCTACCGCAGGAACACCACTCTGGCGAACAGCAGCAAGGTAGCGCGGCTGCTGGCCATCTACAGCTTGTCGAAGCGCACCAGCCTGATCGCCAACCTGGCGCACCTGAGCAATGCCGGCGGCGCCTCGGAGACGCTGGTCGGCACCGACTCTACGGCGGCCGGCGGCGGCTTCGCCAATCAAAGCCAGACCGCGCTCGCGCTCGGCATCCGCCATCTGTTTTGA
- a CDS encoding NCS1 family nucleobase:cation symporter-1 has translation MEQHNAIIKPSYHDRLTNEDLAPLKKQTWGSYNIFAFWMSDVHSVGGYVTAGSLFALGLSSWQVLVSLLVGIVIVQCFANLVAKPSQITSAPYPVICRTTFGVLGANIPAIIRGLIAVAWYGIQTYLASGAFLLIVLKFFPQMAQYADLKLYGFAGLSYLGWLGFMVMWVLQAIVFWTGMDAIRKFIDWAGPAVYVVMLLLAAWLISKAGWSNIDLNLGGIKYSGAAALPIMINAIALVVSYFSGPMLNFGDFSRYGKDYKSVKRGNFWGLPVNFLGFSLLTVICIAATLPLYGKLITDPVAMVGHIDNTFAVVLGGLTFMIATVGINIVANFVSPAFDFSNVAPKQISWRMGGMIAAVASIFITPWNLFNNPHVIHYTLDILGSFIGPLFCILIADFYLVKKQQVIVDDLYSMDEKGAYWYSNGYNPKAIMALIPSAIIPILCVLVPAFGSLANFTWFIGMGCGLLIYWTISVRQALPAAAVAN, from the coding sequence ATGGAACAGCACAATGCAATCATCAAGCCTTCGTACCACGACAGGCTGACCAATGAAGACCTGGCGCCGCTGAAAAAGCAGACCTGGGGCAGCTACAATATTTTTGCGTTCTGGATGTCCGACGTGCACAGCGTCGGCGGCTATGTCACCGCCGGCAGCCTTTTTGCGCTGGGGCTGAGCAGCTGGCAGGTGCTGGTGTCGCTGCTGGTCGGGATCGTCATCGTGCAGTGCTTCGCCAATCTGGTGGCGAAGCCGAGCCAGATCACCAGCGCTCCTTATCCGGTGATCTGCCGCACTACCTTCGGCGTGCTGGGAGCGAATATCCCGGCCATCATCCGCGGCCTGATCGCGGTGGCCTGGTACGGCATCCAGACCTACCTGGCTTCCGGCGCTTTCCTGCTGATCGTGCTCAAGTTCTTTCCGCAGATGGCGCAGTACGCCGACCTCAAGCTATACGGCTTTGCCGGCTTGTCTTACCTCGGTTGGCTCGGTTTCATGGTGATGTGGGTGCTGCAAGCCATCGTGTTCTGGACCGGCATGGATGCGATCCGCAAGTTCATCGACTGGGCCGGCCCCGCAGTCTACGTGGTGATGCTGCTGCTGGCGGCGTGGCTGATCAGCAAGGCCGGATGGAGTAATATCGACCTCAACCTGGGCGGCATCAAGTACAGTGGCGCGGCGGCGCTGCCGATCATGATCAATGCGATCGCGCTGGTGGTGTCCTACTTCTCCGGGCCGATGCTCAATTTCGGCGATTTCTCGCGCTATGGCAAGGACTACAAGTCGGTCAAGCGCGGCAATTTCTGGGGGCTGCCGGTGAATTTCCTCGGCTTTTCACTGCTGACGGTGATCTGCATCGCCGCCACTCTGCCGCTGTACGGCAAGCTGATCACCGATCCGGTGGCAATGGTCGGCCATATCGACAACACCTTCGCGGTGGTGCTGGGCGGGCTGACCTTCATGATCGCCACGGTCGGCATCAACATCGTCGCCAACTTCGTTTCGCCGGCTTTCGATTTTTCCAATGTGGCGCCGAAGCAGATCAGCTGGCGCATGGGCGGCATGATTGCTGCGGTGGCCTCGATTTTCATCACGCCGTGGAACCTGTTCAACAATCCGCACGTGATCCATTACACGCTGGATATCCTCGGTTCTTTCATCGGTCCTTTGTTCTGCATCCTGATCGCTGATTTTTATCTGGTCAAGAAACAGCAGGTGATCGTCGACGACCTGTACAGCATGGATGAAAAGGGCGCCTACTGGTACAGCAACGGCTACAACCCGAAAGCCATCATGGCGCTGATCCCGTCCGCCATCATTCCGATCCTGTGCGTGCTGGTGCCGGCTTTCGGCAGCCTGGCCAATTTCACCTGGTTCATCGGCATGGGCTGCGGCTTGCTGATCTACTGGACCATCAGCGTCAGGCAGGCGCTGCCGGCCGCCGCGGTAGCCAATTAG
- a CDS encoding aspartate/glutamate racemase family protein, with protein sequence MKIKIINPNTTWSMTRKIGQCARQVAAGGTEIVAVSPGMGPASIESHYDEALSVPGILEEIRLGEAAAVDAYVIACFGDPGLYAAREAARGPVIGIAEAAMHAASLIGANFSVVTTLERTCGIAWHLAERYGMQRFCRRVRACKLNVLELEQPGSAAYRIILEECRQAMQQDRVDSIVLGCAGMTDLCQAIEEELGIAVIDGVAVAVKLAESLVQLGLKTGKRGDLAYPLKKPYSGLLESFSRS encoded by the coding sequence TTGAAAATAAAAATCATCAACCCGAACACCACCTGGAGCATGACCAGGAAAATCGGTCAGTGCGCGCGCCAGGTTGCGGCCGGCGGCACCGAGATCGTGGCGGTCAGCCCTGGCATGGGGCCGGCCTCCATCGAGAGCCATTACGATGAGGCGCTCAGCGTACCGGGCATCCTGGAGGAAATCAGGCTGGGCGAAGCGGCTGCCGTCGATGCCTATGTGATCGCCTGTTTCGGCGACCCCGGCCTGTACGCCGCGCGCGAGGCCGCACGCGGCCCGGTGATCGGCATCGCGGAAGCGGCGATGCATGCCGCCAGCCTGATCGGCGCCAACTTCAGTGTGGTCACTACCCTCGAACGCACTTGCGGCATCGCCTGGCATCTGGCCGAGCGCTATGGCATGCAGCGCTTCTGCCGCCGGGTGCGCGCCTGCAAGCTGAATGTGCTGGAGCTGGAGCAACCCGGGTCGGCTGCCTACCGCATCATCCTGGAAGAGTGCCGGCAAGCGATGCAGCAGGACCGGGTCGACAGCATTGTGCTCGGCTGCGCCGGCATGACCGATCTCTGTCAGGCCATCGAAGAAGAACTGGGCATCGCCGTGATCGACGGCGTGGCGGTGGCGGTGAAGCTGGCGGAAAGCCTGGTGCAGCTGGGCCTGAAGACCGGCAAGCGCGGCGATCTTGCCTATCCCTTGAAAAAGCCGTATAGCGGCTTGCTGGAAAGTTTTTCCCGATCCTGA
- a CDS encoding sigma-70 family RNA polymerase sigma factor encodes MPKLEATSIQSLYIEHHNWLLGWLRRRLGNIDHAADIAQDTFVRVLLKSAIEVIEEPRAYLTVIAKGLVANAHRRDALERTYLETLALVPEALAPSQEYRAMLLETLFEIDAMLDRLPAKARSTFLLSQLEGLTYAEIAERLDISVRTVKRHMVLGFEQCLMFSLP; translated from the coding sequence ATGCCCAAGCTTGAGGCTACATCGATACAGTCCTTATATATCGAGCACCATAACTGGTTGCTAGGATGGTTGCGTCGGCGTCTAGGCAATATCGACCACGCCGCGGATATTGCCCAGGATACGTTCGTGCGCGTGCTGCTGAAGTCGGCGATCGAGGTGATCGAGGAGCCGCGCGCCTACCTGACCGTCATCGCCAAGGGCCTGGTCGCCAATGCCCATAGGCGCGATGCCCTCGAGCGCACCTATCTGGAAACGCTGGCCTTAGTGCCTGAGGCGCTGGCGCCGTCGCAGGAATATCGTGCAATGCTGCTTGAAACCTTGTTTGAAATCGACGCCATGCTGGACCGGCTGCCGGCCAAGGCGCGCAGCACTTTCCTGCTGTCGCAGCTGGAAGGCCTGACCTATGCCGAGATTGCCGAGCGCCTCGACATTTCAGTGCGCACCGTCAAGCGCCACATGGTGCTGGGCTTTGAACAATGCCTGATGTTTTCCCTGCCATGA
- a CDS encoding FecR domain-containing protein produces MNDTQINPAIIREAATWLMTLHGGEATEADQQAWQRWRSRSPEHQRAWLCAQKINSAFSDIPAELGMPVLDRPVSYQQRRTALKALSLLLTAAPVAWLATRMPWEEWTAEYQTGTGEQRDVALSDGSRLVLNTASSVDVKFDAAKRLVRLYTGEMLVSSGRDQRVPARPFLVQTRHGMLRALGTRFDVRQEGMRSHVAVFEGAVEVVPQKSEGKALLLKAGQQCAFTAKGVEPVQKADGTLALWSQGVLVAEKMRLADFIDELARYRHGRLVCDPAVADQLVSGAFQLNDTDQVLYLLSKVLPVRVEKISRYWVTVTKA; encoded by the coding sequence ATGAACGACACGCAAATCAATCCCGCGATCATCCGCGAAGCCGCAACCTGGCTGATGACCTTGCACGGCGGCGAAGCGACCGAAGCCGACCAGCAAGCCTGGCAGCGCTGGCGTTCGCGCAGCCCCGAGCATCAGCGCGCCTGGCTGTGCGCGCAAAAAATCAATAGTGCATTCAGCGACATCCCGGCCGAGCTTGGCATGCCGGTGCTCGATCGCCCGGTGTCGTACCAGCAGCGGCGCACGGCGTTGAAAGCCTTGTCGCTGCTGCTGACAGCGGCCCCGGTAGCGTGGCTGGCGACCAGGATGCCGTGGGAGGAGTGGACTGCCGAGTATCAGACCGGCACCGGCGAACAGCGCGATGTTGCGTTGTCCGACGGCTCCCGGCTGGTGCTGAACACGGCCAGTTCGGTCGACGTCAAATTCGATGCCGCCAAGCGGCTGGTGCGGCTGTACACCGGCGAGATGCTGGTCAGCAGCGGACGCGACCAGCGTGTCCCGGCGCGGCCGTTCCTGGTGCAGACCCGGCACGGCATGCTGCGTGCGCTGGGTACCCGTTTCGATGTCCGGCAAGAAGGCATGCGCAGTCATGTGGCGGTGTTCGAGGGCGCCGTCGAAGTTGTTCCGCAAAAATCGGAGGGTAAGGCGCTGCTGCTGAAGGCTGGCCAGCAATGCGCATTTACTGCCAAAGGCGTAGAGCCGGTGCAGAAGGCCGATGGTACGCTGGCGCTGTGGTCGCAAGGCGTGCTGGTTGCCGAGAAAATGCGCCTTGCCGATTTCATCGACGAGCTGGCGCGCTATCGTCATGGCCGTCTTGTGTGCGATCCGGCGGTAGCCGATCAGCTGGTGTCGGGAGCATTCCAGCTGAACGACACGGACCAGGTGCTGTATTTGCTCAGCAAGGTACTGCCGGTGCGCGTAGAGAAAATAAGCCGCTATTGGGTGACTGTGACTAAAGCCTAG
- a CDS encoding TonB-dependent receptor: protein MNQVLAVFAARAGVSLAYDPALVLDKLSPGLNGTHAVADALIHLLSGTGLEAVAKAEGGYALRRQAAPSAQRPLQTADVPMAAGAARDDALLMEMIVFPPPDGAAVQGFAAVSSSSATRTSMPLSQIPQSVQVVTQEALASQQSQSVLDALHDVSGVNIYNLGVDTTVYIRGFLAPTRINGLEQGPSRIDNASSPLHTPLAAIDRIEVIKGADSIVANGDMEPGGLVNIITKRPQAEPVRELTVEMGTQGHQRYALDLAGALSDDQAWTHRVILSGSHDSDAIDRYDSSRDVYFAPSLGYRRDGTVAVVGINYQRNQQANGGLGPIGVVDDGLLSTSVGASYDVQQKMGGNWGWQSKGNYMRTRLSSRSYNCVQSDAADAGLRDCQTQALESSAYGWNLENSVHGTFHSGQVKHTVLAGVALSYSWRAVPMAEIGPPMMATLSRSSLPEVPATNLTPFGPAVTLNYNNWFLQDQLSWRRWRFLANLGYTRAWSHATDPQTEKVTSLHPQSKPVYNIGLSYQLNDNVTLYANRQKSFVLQAQPSGIRYGGGAPGLYNLPPTDGKSLEAGVKLNLLDERLILTTSVFRASHANVLYGFAYDADGNLYTGLLPPTISRGMEFDLAGSPLPGWNLIASYSYTDFRYAQPAGFVVEPSLIARHQASFWSSYDLQTPAWRGWGYGIGVTARTGYPSNSGEHIGGQVSLDGNLRYATKRWSLTLGARNLLNRRLYGSFANLQEGIGFEPGRVFVLTGRYNF, encoded by the coding sequence TTGAACCAGGTACTGGCGGTCTTTGCCGCGCGGGCCGGCGTTTCGCTTGCCTATGATCCGGCGCTGGTGCTGGATAAGCTCAGTCCCGGCCTGAATGGAACTCATGCCGTGGCCGACGCACTCATTCATCTGCTGAGCGGCACCGGGCTGGAAGCGGTCGCCAAGGCCGAGGGCGGTTATGCGTTGCGGCGCCAGGCGGCGCCATCGGCGCAGCGGCCGTTGCAGACGGCCGATGTGCCGATGGCGGCAGGCGCCGCCAGGGACGATGCGCTGCTGATGGAGATGATTGTCTTTCCACCGCCCGATGGCGCGGCCGTACAGGGTTTTGCCGCCGTCAGCAGCAGTAGCGCCACCCGCACCAGCATGCCGCTTTCCCAGATTCCGCAATCGGTGCAGGTGGTGACGCAAGAGGCGCTGGCCAGCCAGCAGTCGCAATCGGTGCTGGATGCCTTGCACGACGTCAGCGGCGTCAATATCTATAACCTCGGCGTCGATACCACGGTGTATATCCGCGGATTCCTGGCGCCGACCCGCATCAACGGCCTGGAGCAAGGCCCATCCCGCATCGACAATGCCAGTTCGCCGCTGCATACGCCGCTGGCGGCGATCGACAGGATAGAAGTCATCAAAGGCGCCGATTCGATCGTCGCCAACGGCGACATGGAGCCGGGCGGGCTGGTCAACATCATCACCAAGCGGCCGCAGGCCGAGCCGGTGCGGGAACTGACGGTGGAGATGGGAACCCAGGGCCACCAGCGCTATGCGCTCGACCTGGCCGGCGCGCTGTCGGATGACCAGGCCTGGACGCACAGGGTGATCCTGTCCGGCAGCCACGACTCGGATGCGATCGACCGCTACGACAGTTCGCGCGACGTCTATTTCGCGCCGTCGCTGGGCTATCGCCGCGACGGCACCGTGGCCGTGGTCGGCATCAATTATCAGCGCAACCAGCAGGCCAACGGCGGCCTCGGCCCGATCGGCGTGGTGGACGATGGCTTGCTGAGCACCAGCGTCGGCGCCAGCTATGACGTACAGCAGAAGATGGGCGGCAACTGGGGCTGGCAGAGCAAGGGCAACTATATGCGGACGCGCTTGTCGTCGCGTTCATATAACTGCGTGCAAAGCGACGCAGCCGATGCCGGATTGCGGGATTGCCAGACGCAGGCGCTGGAATCGAGCGCCTACGGCTGGAATCTGGAAAACAGCGTGCACGGCACTTTTCATAGCGGCCAGGTCAAGCATACGGTGCTGGCAGGCGTAGCGCTCAGCTATAGCTGGCGAGCGGTGCCGATGGCGGAAATAGGTCCACCCATGATGGCGACGCTGTCCCGCAGCAGCCTGCCGGAAGTGCCGGCAACCAATCTGACGCCGTTCGGCCCGGCGGTGACGCTGAACTATAACAACTGGTTTTTGCAGGACCAGCTGAGCTGGCGGCGCTGGCGTTTCCTGGCAAATCTCGGCTATACTCGCGCCTGGTCGCACGCCACCGACCCGCAAACGGAGAAAGTCACGTCGCTGCATCCGCAGAGCAAGCCGGTCTACAATATCGGGCTGTCCTACCAGTTGAACGATAACGTCACGCTGTACGCCAACCGGCAAAAAAGTTTCGTGCTGCAGGCGCAGCCGTCGGGCATCCGCTACGGCGGCGGCGCGCCTGGCCTGTACAACCTGCCGCCGACGGACGGTAAATCGCTGGAAGCGGGCGTCAAGCTGAATCTGCTGGATGAACGCCTGATACTGACGACGTCAGTGTTCCGGGCATCCCATGCGAATGTGCTTTACGGCTTTGCCTACGATGCCGACGGCAACCTGTACACTGGACTGCTACCGCCCACCATCAGCCGCGGCATGGAGTTCGACCTGGCCGGCAGTCCACTGCCAGGCTGGAATCTCATCGCGTCTTATAGCTACACCGACTTCCGCTACGCACAGCCGGCCGGTTTCGTGGTCGAACCTTCGCTGATTGCGCGCCACCAGGCCAGCTTCTGGAGCAGCTACGACCTGCAGACGCCAGCCTGGCGCGGCTGGGGCTACGGAATTGGAGTGACTGCCCGCACCGGTTATCCCAGCAACAGCGGCGAGCATATCGGTGGCCAGGTTTCGCTCGATGGCAACCTGCGTTACGCCACCAAGCGCTGGTCGCTCACCCTCGGCGCTCGCAATCTGCTCAACCGCCGCCTGTACGGCAGCTTCGCCAATCTGCAGGAAGGCATCGGCTTTGAGCCGGGCAGGGTGTTCGTGTTAACCGGCCGTTATAATTTCTGA
- a CDS encoding transposase: MSSIYGINQGHAENTVFSGKKQNTATASYVKLKDEQWEKLEPMLRGKEGDAGARGRDNRLFIDAVLWISGSRRLWRDLPLRFGKWNTAYMRFMRWNQGNLWRRLAENITDDPKLRAAFDNIVDYGDEWSLRIRQRASRRVSREAYDAAVKHATTEAAQSAGDDSTLHWLSLVNEKLSPE, from the coding sequence ATGTCGAGCATCTACGGAATCAATCAGGGCCATGCCGAGAACACGGTTTTCTCGGGGAAAAAACAAAATACTGCTACTGCATCGTATGTGAAGTTGAAAGACGAGCAATGGGAGAAGCTGGAGCCCATGCTGCGCGGAAAAGAGGGCGATGCCGGCGCCAGGGGCCGCGACAATCGCCTGTTCATCGATGCCGTCTTGTGGATTTCAGGCAGCCGCCGCCTGTGGCGCGATCTGCCGCTGCGGTTTGGCAAATGGAACACCGCCTACATGCGCTTCATGCGCTGGAACCAGGGCAATCTCTGGCGCCGCCTCGCCGAAAACATCACGGACGACCCCAAGCTGCGGGCAGCGTTCGACAACATCGTCGACTATGGCGATGAATGGAGCCTGCGCATCAGGCAGCGCGCTTCCAGGCGTGTCAGCCGCGAGGCTTACGATGCGGCCGTCAAGCACGCCACGACCGAAGCGGCGCAGTCCGCGGGCGACGACTCGACCTTGCACTGGCTCAGCCTGGTGAACGAGAAACTGTCGCCGGAATAA
- a CDS encoding helix-turn-helix domain-containing protein yields the protein MEIPELGISIRTRRHAINKTLVELATETGLTAGFISQLERNLTSPSITSLVVIAKALGVSIGDLIQQPAQLQPDTYRGQRQPYSVASGRVKYERLSTVFPGSQVHSVKFTMPAGYKSEMVSHEGDEMIYVLSGRVGYTVGKDNYVLNVGDSLHFDANIPHSIESLPHENQVAEVIWVGTVSLFDGPQQPEPAVQKHLLRGTEFF from the coding sequence ATGGAAATACCAGAGCTGGGGATCTCTATCCGCACGCGGCGTCATGCCATCAACAAGACGCTGGTGGAACTCGCCACCGAAACCGGCTTGACCGCCGGCTTTATTTCACAGCTGGAGCGCAATCTCACCAGTCCCTCGATCACCTCGCTGGTGGTGATCGCCAAGGCGCTGGGCGTGTCGATCGGCGATCTGATCCAGCAACCCGCGCAACTGCAGCCCGACACCTATCGCGGCCAGCGCCAGCCGTACTCGGTGGCCAGCGGCCGCGTCAAGTACGAGCGGCTGTCGACTGTGTTCCCCGGCAGCCAGGTGCATTCCGTGAAATTCACCATGCCGGCCGGCTACAAGTCAGAAATGGTCTCGCACGAAGGCGATGAAATGATCTATGTGCTCAGCGGCCGGGTCGGCTACACGGTAGGCAAAGACAACTACGTGCTGAATGTCGGCGACAGCCTGCACTTCGACGCCAACATCCCTCACAGCATCGAATCGCTGCCGCATGAAAACCAGGTGGCCGAAGTGATCTGGGTCGGCACCGTATCCCTGTTCGACGGGCCGCAGCAGCCTGAACCCGCGGTACAGAAACATCTGCTGCGCGGCACCGAATTCTTTTGA